One Natronoarchaeum mannanilyticum genomic window carries:
- a CDS encoding METTL5 family protein, whose product MSTKRQLAQQLAVVAGFESPSAELEQYPTPPELAAHLIHVADLQGDVEDRTVVDLGTGTGMLALGAALRGPRRVVGVDVDRGALTTAQANERRVGTASEIGWVQADATRAPLAVEDATVVMNPPFGAQDGNEHADRAFLETASEIAAVSYSIHNEDSDEFVEAFAADNGGEVTHAFRAELDIERQFEFHDADSEALDAEVFRIEWS is encoded by the coding sequence ATGAGTACGAAACGACAGCTCGCCCAGCAGCTGGCGGTCGTCGCTGGTTTCGAGAGCCCGAGCGCCGAGCTCGAACAGTACCCCACGCCGCCGGAGCTGGCGGCCCACCTGATCCACGTCGCGGACCTGCAGGGCGACGTCGAGGACCGGACGGTCGTCGATCTCGGGACCGGAACGGGGATGCTCGCGCTCGGCGCCGCGCTCCGGGGCCCCCGGCGCGTCGTCGGCGTCGACGTCGACCGCGGGGCGCTGACCACGGCCCAGGCCAACGAGCGCCGCGTCGGGACGGCGTCCGAGATCGGCTGGGTGCAGGCTGACGCCACCCGCGCGCCGCTGGCGGTCGAGGACGCGACCGTCGTGATGAACCCGCCCTTTGGCGCTCAGGATGGCAACGAGCACGCGGACCGAGCGTTTCTGGAAACCGCCAGCGAGATCGCCGCGGTGTCGTACTCGATCCACAACGAAGACAGCGACGAGTTCGTCGAGGCGTTCGCGGCGGATAACGGCGGCGAGGTCACCCACGCGTTCCGCGCGGAGCTGGATATCGAGCGCCAGTTCGAGTTCCACGACGCCGACAGCGAGGCACTCGACGCCGAGGTCTTCCGAATCGAGTGGTCCTGA
- a CDS encoding rhomboid family intramembrane serine protease, producing MIPLRAALFAAAVALLALSAIAIVRADRPGGAWGRRLRSRLLLGIPWGTIVSVLFVLAVYLFLQQGYWYWYDPVTIPFRSWSYLYPTGWLASGFSHAGPGHLRGNLTATLVLAPIVEYAWGHLPQERGSNSFDSWKTNPWIRAFVLFPAAVLGLGLLTSLFALGPVIGFSGVVFAFAGFALVHYPVATVVALLVSSVVSTVIPALLDPIVSVTVSASPPAPPSWAGIAIQGHALGLFLGLVLGLVVLHRRTGTPSAARVWLAALVFAVIQRLWAVYWFRGEGTYVLFRGVGVALVLLLALLITVAAVASERPLLSRDVPALDWITRRRVAVTAVVLGVAVLAGPGIVPNLVTVDGGVGPEDAVEVEDYTVTYAENVTNRMVSVIEIEAFGESTEVRTSGVIITSEQRHLWLRQASSQRLAYTGEVDVRLGGVGWSEQVVATREGWTAAGNDTAYHVWLDPASGPERHVFSSESHTAAPRIDNRSVSIVPEDGEFYLRVERENESLGRVEIPEVGKSVDAGGLTFATERREGRLVVTAERGGTSVAVAREEVYR from the coding sequence ATGATTCCGCTGCGGGCCGCGCTGTTCGCCGCGGCCGTCGCGCTGCTCGCGCTGTCGGCGATCGCGATCGTCCGCGCCGACAGGCCCGGCGGGGCGTGGGGTCGCCGACTGCGCTCCCGACTGCTCCTCGGTATCCCCTGGGGAACGATCGTCTCCGTGCTGTTCGTGCTCGCGGTGTACCTGTTCCTCCAGCAGGGGTACTGGTACTGGTACGACCCCGTGACGATTCCGTTTCGATCGTGGTCGTACCTCTACCCGACGGGCTGGCTGGCGTCGGGCTTCTCCCACGCCGGGCCCGGCCACCTGCGGGGCAATCTGACGGCGACGCTCGTGCTCGCCCCAATCGTCGAGTACGCGTGGGGCCACCTGCCCCAGGAGCGGGGTAGCAACTCGTTCGATTCCTGGAAAACGAACCCCTGGATCAGAGCGTTCGTTCTCTTTCCGGCGGCGGTGCTCGGCCTCGGCCTGCTGACCAGTCTGTTCGCGCTCGGGCCCGTCATCGGCTTCTCCGGCGTCGTGTTCGCGTTCGCCGGGTTCGCGCTGGTTCACTACCCCGTCGCGACGGTGGTCGCGCTGCTGGTCTCCAGCGTCGTCTCGACCGTCATCCCCGCGCTGCTCGACCCGATCGTCTCGGTGACGGTGTCGGCGAGCCCGCCCGCGCCGCCGTCGTGGGCCGGGATCGCCATCCAGGGCCACGCGCTCGGGCTCTTCCTCGGGCTGGTGCTCGGGCTGGTGGTGTTGCACCGCCGGACGGGGACGCCGAGCGCCGCGCGCGTCTGGCTCGCCGCGCTGGTGTTCGCCGTCATCCAGCGGCTCTGGGCGGTCTACTGGTTCCGCGGCGAGGGGACGTACGTGCTGTTCCGCGGGGTCGGCGTCGCGCTGGTGCTGTTGCTCGCGCTCCTGATCACGGTCGCCGCCGTGGCGTCCGAACGGCCGCTGCTTTCGAGAGACGTCCCCGCCCTCGATTGGATTACGCGCCGCCGCGTCGCCGTCACGGCCGTCGTGCTGGGCGTCGCCGTGCTGGCCGGGCCGGGGATCGTCCCGAACCTCGTCACCGTCGACGGCGGCGTCGGCCCCGAGGACGCCGTCGAAGTCGAGGACTACACGGTCACGTACGCCGAGAACGTCACCAACCGGATGGTGTCGGTGATCGAGATCGAGGCGTTCGGCGAGTCGACCGAGGTCAGGACCAGCGGGGTGATCATCACGAGCGAGCAGCGCCACCTCTGGTTGCGCCAGGCTTCGAGCCAGCGACTCGCCTACACCGGCGAGGTCGACGTCCGGTTGGGCGGCGTCGGCTGGAGCGAGCAGGTCGTCGCGACTCGCGAGGGCTGGACCGCGGCGGGCAACGACACGGCCTACCATGTCTGGCTCGATCCCGCCAGCGGTCCGGAGCGCCACGTGTTCTCGTCCGAGAGCCACACCGCCGCGCCGCGGATCGACAACCGATCCGTCTCGATCGTGCCCGAGGACGGAGAGTTCTACCTCCGAGTCGAGCGCGAGAACGAGTCGCTCGGGCGCGTCGAAATCCCCGAGGTCGGCAAGTCCGTCGACGCCGGGGGACTGACGTTCGCGACCGAGCGGCGCGAGGGTCGGCTCGTCGTGACAGCCGAACGGGGCGGAACGAGCGTCGCGGTCGCTCGTGAAGAAGTGTACCGGTAG
- a CDS encoding DEAD/DEAH box helicase, producing the protein MDETIEWLRGRPYYDGQIAERRVVPGSDADLAELDVEDRLAGALADRGIESAYAHQADAIRTIRDGRNAVLATPTASGKSLAYTVPAFERALDRRATTLYVAPQVALINDQAETLSDLAHDLGFASGVTVDRYTGRLSKSEKEGVRDRQPTVLLTTPDMLHYGILPHGHRLWDWFFQRLETVVIDEVHEYRGVFGSQVALVMRRLQRLCERFDADPQFVCCSATIANPAEHAANVTDRPADSFSVVDEDASASGPTHWLLWNPPEYEREDQGSGRRRSSHVEAKRLFVDLVVRGYQTVVFTRARQTAERYASDSAEALRDRGFADEASGVTAYQAALKRDRRDEIEAGLHDGDIRGVWSTNALELGVDIGGLDAVILDGYPGTKMATWQQAGRAGRGTDPSLVALVAGEDQLDQYVMRTPDELFSGDPEHAVANPENDQLVPPHVLAAARENWLSADDERHFGAQFPDVVAELESAGDLERRTTNKGVRWTADVDGSPHHEMSLRSIDDREIQLLDARSGDAIASLPFADALRDAHPGAIYHHQGQRYEVTDLDLDRDLAELSPTWADYHTRVLHDKEITVERDIDERRLPDRDDVTVGFAEVTMRKRITGFERRDAKRSEPIARETLDLPETTLRTRALYFTQPDSMQADIRATATDSEDTFEGAIHAAEHALISLFPLQVLCDRRDIGGLSTPRHPHTGESTIFVYDGYPGGVGLTREGYQRLPEMLGRTRELLAECPCEDGCPSCVQSPHCGNANDPLSKGLALDLVERLLDSQ; encoded by the coding sequence GTGGACGAGACGATCGAGTGGCTGCGCGGCCGCCCCTACTACGACGGCCAGATCGCGGAGCGACGCGTCGTCCCCGGAAGCGACGCCGACCTCGCGGAGCTCGACGTCGAGGATCGGCTGGCCGGCGCGCTGGCCGACCGCGGCATCGAGTCGGCGTACGCCCATCAGGCCGACGCCATCCGGACGATTCGTGACGGCCGCAACGCCGTGCTGGCGACGCCGACGGCGAGCGGCAAGAGCCTCGCGTACACCGTCCCGGCGTTCGAGCGGGCGCTGGACCGCCGGGCGACGACGCTGTACGTCGCCCCGCAGGTCGCGCTGATCAACGACCAGGCCGAGACGCTGTCGGATCTGGCGCACGATCTCGGCTTCGCCAGCGGCGTCACCGTCGACCGCTACACCGGTCGGCTCTCGAAATCCGAGAAAGAGGGCGTCCGGGATCGACAGCCGACTGTCTTGCTGACGACGCCCGACATGCTCCACTACGGCATCCTGCCGCACGGACACCGGCTGTGGGACTGGTTCTTCCAGCGCCTGGAGACCGTTGTGATCGACGAGGTCCACGAGTACCGCGGCGTGTTCGGCAGCCAGGTCGCACTCGTGATGCGCCGGCTCCAACGCCTGTGCGAGCGGTTCGACGCCGATCCGCAGTTCGTCTGTTGCTCGGCGACGATCGCGAATCCCGCCGAGCACGCCGCGAACGTGACCGATCGGCCCGCCGACTCGTTTTCGGTCGTCGACGAGGACGCCTCGGCGTCGGGCCCGACCCACTGGCTGCTGTGGAACCCGCCCGAGTACGAGCGCGAGGACCAGGGATCGGGCCGCCGACGCTCCAGTCACGTCGAGGCAAAGCGTCTGTTCGTCGACCTCGTCGTCCGGGGGTACCAGACGGTGGTGTTCACCCGGGCGCGCCAGACCGCCGAGCGCTACGCCAGCGACAGCGCCGAGGCGCTTCGCGACCGCGGGTTCGCCGACGAGGCCAGCGGCGTCACCGCCTATCAGGCAGCGCTCAAGCGAGATCGCCGCGACGAGATCGAGGCCGGCCTCCACGACGGCGACATTCGGGGCGTCTGGAGCACGAACGCCCTGGAACTCGGCGTCGACATCGGCGGGCTCGACGCCGTCATTCTGGATGGCTACCCCGGCACGAAGATGGCGACCTGGCAGCAGGCCGGCCGCGCGGGACGCGGGACCGACCCGAGCCTCGTCGCGCTGGTCGCCGGCGAAGACCAGCTCGACCAGTACGTGATGCGCACGCCCGACGAACTGTTCTCCGGCGATCCCGAGCACGCCGTCGCCAACCCCGAAAACGACCAGCTCGTCCCGCCCCACGTCCTCGCCGCGGCGCGCGAGAACTGGCTGTCGGCCGACGACGAGCGCCACTTCGGCGCCCAGTTTCCGGACGTCGTCGCGGAACTGGAGTCTGCGGGCGACCTCGAACGGCGGACGACCAACAAGGGCGTGCGCTGGACGGCCGACGTCGACGGTAGCCCGCACCACGAGATGAGCCTTCGCTCGATCGACGACCGCGAAATACAGCTCCTCGACGCGCGCTCCGGCGACGCCATCGCCAGCCTGCCCTTCGCCGACGCACTGCGCGACGCCCATCCCGGCGCGATCTACCACCACCAGGGCCAGCGCTACGAGGTGACCGACCTCGACCTGGATCGGGATCTCGCCGAACTCTCTCCGACGTGGGCCGACTACCACACGCGCGTGCTCCACGACAAGGAGATCACCGTCGAGCGCGACATCGACGAGCGGCGGCTTCCGGATCGGGATGATGTGACAGTGGGGTTCGCTGAGGTGACGATGCGCAAGCGGATCACCGGCTTCGAGCGCCGCGACGCCAAGCGCAGCGAGCCCATCGCTCGCGAGACGCTCGATCTGCCCGAGACGACGCTCCGGACGCGCGCGCTGTACTTCACTCAGCCCGACTCCATGCAGGCCGACATTCGGGCGACTGCGACGGACTCGGAGGACACCTTCGAGGGCGCGATCCACGCCGCCGAGCACGCGCTCATCTCGCTGTTCCCGCTCCAGGTGCTGTGCGACCGGCGCGACATCGGCGGCCTGTCGACGCCGCGGCATCCCCACACCGGCGAGAGCACGATCTTCGTCTACGACGGCTACCCCGGCGGCGTCGGGCTGACGCGCGAGGGGTACCAGCGTCTGCCGGAGATGCTCGGTCGGACTAGGGAACTGCTTGCAGAGTGTCCCTGCGAGGACGGCTGTCCGAGCTGCGTGCAGTCGCCCCACTGCGGGAACGCCAACGACCCGCTATCGAAGGGGCTGGCGCTGGATCTGGTCGAACGCCTGCTCGATTCTCAGTAG
- a CDS encoding DUF7139 domain-containing protein — translation MTEDATGELPDNKLFELYEQYLGEPDAETDVYLGFGLFFVGIAFAVIGLGLFAWSGAFEYGTGAFWTRRALSFALGMLSVPTLMLSLVVLLPVERRATLSGLGGWAITLIAVVAFWRVYPSNWNVADAADYSIQVTSVYAVGMTVITASTGAALIAHQLARARPGPADIDPVEDEEDEETTYTTEQIEEDIEDAMDGVDLSWGGVEKQESKRLEFSTGPEFDASGVDVEATTTRQSGSVDDQVSGLRQLKGGDKKTATSESTVDDQTNKLKELREQRRKEEEADDDDGIVAGIGGTGLVDRVRSALRR, via the coding sequence ATGACAGAGGACGCGACGGGGGAGCTCCCCGACAACAAACTGTTCGAGCTCTACGAACAGTACCTCGGCGAACCGGACGCGGAGACGGACGTCTATCTCGGGTTCGGGCTGTTCTTCGTCGGCATCGCCTTCGCGGTGATCGGCCTAGGCCTGTTCGCCTGGTCGGGCGCGTTCGAGTACGGGACCGGCGCGTTCTGGACCCGCCGGGCGCTGTCGTTCGCGCTCGGGATGCTCTCGGTCCCGACGCTGATGCTGAGTCTCGTGGTGCTGCTCCCCGTCGAGCGGCGCGCGACGCTGAGCGGACTGGGCGGCTGGGCGATCACCCTGATCGCGGTGGTCGCATTCTGGCGAGTCTACCCGAGCAACTGGAACGTTGCTGACGCAGCCGATTACAGCATTCAGGTGACGTCAGTGTATGCGGTCGGCATGACCGTCATCACGGCCTCGACCGGCGCGGCGCTGATCGCCCACCAGTTGGCGCGCGCCCGGCCCGGCCCGGCCGACATCGATCCGGTCGAGGACGAGGAGGACGAGGAGACGACCTACACGACCGAACAGATCGAGGAGGACATCGAGGACGCGATGGACGGCGTCGACCTCTCGTGGGGCGGCGTCGAGAAACAGGAGTCCAAGCGCCTGGAGTTCTCCACGGGACCCGAGTTCGACGCGTCCGGCGTCGACGTCGAGGCGACGACCACCCGACAGTCGGGCAGCGTCGACGATCAGGTCAGCGGCCTGCGCCAGCTCAAAGGCGGCGACAAGAAGACCGCCACCTCCGAGTCGACGGTCGACGACCAGACGAACAAGCTCAAAGAGTTGCGAGAACAGCGCCGCAAAGAAGAGGAGGCCGACGACGATGACGGCATCGTCGCCGGCATCGGCGGGACCGGACTGGTCGATCGGGTCCGGAGCGCCCTCCGGCGCTGA